A single region of the Bacteroides luhongzhouii genome encodes:
- a CDS encoding GH92 family glycosyl hydrolase, with protein MRTAKYILCLIVFATLCGNGVGMAADKHLSRYVNPFIGASTSMELAGSYHGLGKTFPGATTPFGVVQVSPQTITGGDHAPGYSDEHRTIEGFAFTQMSGVGWYGDLGNLLTMPTTGRLQVIAGREDGSIQGYRSAYDKATEKASVGYYSVALTDYNIKVETTAAPHCGMLRFTYPEHNQSRIQIDLARRVGGTSVAQYVQVKDEHTICGWMKCTPEGGGWGDGWGQANYTVYFYVVFSKPLRDYGFWSADIPDGWSRRNGDVVSVPYLTQVSKAVVTKGGREMEGKHIGFFTEFITQAGEEVTMKVGISFVDMDGAERNYRSEIAQKDFNQVHKEAVASWDCQLSRMEVKGGSEDEKTIFYTSLYHTMIDPRIIADVDGRYTGGDGKVHRSESFAKRTIFSGWDVFRSQFPLQTIINPRMVNDEINSLVSLAEESGHEYYDRWEFLNAYSGCMIGNPAISVLTDAYLKGIRQYDVEKAYRYARNTAERFGNGERGYSVMSVSKTLEYAYFDWCLAQLAKVLGHEDDAQFYSKRGQNYRNTFNPEVGWFYPRQEDGAYAPWRDDARTAYSFGCEESNLYQQGWFVPHDVDGMVQLMGGKEKALAELTALFDKAPESIRWNDYYNHANEPVHLVPFLFNRLNVPWLTQKWTRRICENAYHNSVEGMVGNEDVGQMSAWYVLAAAGIHPSCPATTRYEITSPVFDEVRIRLDSDYFKGKEFVVRTRNNSKTNCYIQRARLNGKEYDKCYIDFKDIVAGGTLELIMGDTPGNSLKNN; from the coding sequence GTGAGAACAGCGAAATACATACTTTGCCTTATCGTTTTTGCCACCCTCTGCGGAAATGGTGTAGGGATGGCAGCCGATAAACACTTGTCTCGTTATGTCAATCCGTTCATCGGAGCAAGTACCAGTATGGAATTGGCCGGAAGTTATCATGGTTTGGGAAAGACTTTTCCGGGAGCAACCACCCCTTTTGGGGTGGTTCAGGTAAGTCCTCAGACGATAACTGGAGGCGACCATGCACCGGGCTACAGCGATGAACACCGAACGATAGAGGGGTTTGCCTTTACACAAATGAGCGGAGTGGGTTGGTATGGTGACTTGGGCAATCTGCTGACCATGCCCACTACTGGTAGGTTACAGGTCATAGCCGGTCGTGAAGACGGCTCCATACAGGGGTATCGCTCGGCTTACGATAAAGCGACGGAAAAGGCTTCGGTTGGATATTACAGTGTGGCTTTGACCGACTATAATATTAAAGTGGAAACTACAGCCGCTCCGCATTGCGGTATGCTTCGGTTCACTTATCCTGAACATAATCAGTCGCGCATACAGATAGACTTGGCGCGGCGTGTAGGTGGTACTTCTGTGGCTCAATATGTACAGGTAAAAGATGAACATACCATCTGCGGATGGATGAAGTGTACACCCGAAGGAGGTGGTTGGGGGGACGGCTGGGGACAAGCCAACTACACCGTTTACTTTTATGTCGTGTTCAGTAAACCGCTGAGGGACTACGGTTTTTGGAGTGCTGACATCCCCGACGGATGGAGCCGCAGAAACGGTGATGTGGTGAGCGTACCTTATCTGACGCAGGTGTCGAAAGCTGTCGTTACCAAAGGCGGGCGTGAGATGGAAGGCAAGCACATCGGCTTCTTTACGGAGTTTATTACGCAGGCAGGCGAGGAAGTGACGATGAAGGTGGGTATTTCGTTTGTTGATATGGACGGTGCGGAACGCAACTACCGCAGCGAAATTGCTCAAAAAGACTTTAACCAAGTGCACAAAGAGGCTGTAGCAAGTTGGGACTGTCAGCTTTCGCGAATGGAAGTGAAAGGAGGAAGCGAGGATGAAAAGACAATATTCTATACGTCCCTCTATCACACCATGATCGATCCTCGTATTATAGCTGATGTAGACGGACGTTATACGGGAGGAGATGGAAAGGTGCATCGCAGTGAAAGCTTTGCCAAACGTACAATATTCAGCGGTTGGGATGTATTCCGTAGCCAATTCCCACTCCAGACTATTATCAACCCGCGTATGGTGAACGATGAAATCAACTCGTTGGTGTCGTTGGCCGAGGAGAGTGGACATGAATATTACGACCGTTGGGAGTTTCTGAATGCTTATAGTGGTTGTATGATTGGCAATCCGGCGATATCTGTATTGACGGATGCCTATCTGAAAGGTATCCGTCAATACGATGTGGAAAAGGCCTACCGCTATGCCCGCAACACTGCCGAACGTTTCGGCAATGGTGAGCGAGGATACTCGGTGATGAGCGTGTCGAAGACGTTGGAATATGCTTACTTTGATTGGTGCCTTGCACAGCTTGCCAAGGTCTTGGGACACGAAGACGATGCACAATTTTACAGCAAACGGGGGCAGAACTACCGTAATACGTTCAATCCGGAAGTGGGATGGTTTTACCCGCGTCAGGAAGACGGTGCATATGCCCCTTGGCGTGACGATGCGCGCACAGCCTACAGTTTCGGCTGCGAAGAGTCTAACTTGTATCAGCAGGGCTGGTTTGTTCCGCATGACGTTGACGGCATGGTGCAGCTCATGGGCGGCAAGGAGAAAGCATTGGCAGAGCTGACTGCGCTTTTCGACAAGGCTCCCGAGAGTATCCGCTGGAATGATTACTATAATCATGCCAATGAACCGGTGCATCTCGTACCTTTCCTGTTCAACCGCTTAAATGTTCCTTGGCTGACGCAGAAATGGACACGTCGCATCTGTGAGAATGCCTACCACAACTCGGTAGAAGGAATGGTGGGCAATGAGGATGTGGGACAGATGTCGGCATGGTATGTATTGGCGGCAGCCGGCATACATCCCTCTTGTCCGGCGACAACGCGCTATGAAATCACTAGCCCCGTATTCGACGAAGTGCGCATCCGGCTCGATAGTGATTACTTTAAAGGAAAAGAGTTTGTTGTCCGGACCCGCAACAATTCGAAGACGAACTGCTATATACAGCGTGCCCGTCTGAACGGTAAGGAGTATGATAAATGTTACATCGACTTTAAAGATATTGTGGCAGGCGGAACGCTCGAACTGATAATGGGAGATACGCCCGGAAACTCTTTAAAAAATAACTAA
- a CDS encoding alpha-L-fucosidase, with product MKKLFALICLCMVAALHTNAQTKSLHQLQQEFVNLRCGMFIHFNMPTFFNEDWPDPDASPELFNPKKMDCKQWAKAAKSANMTYGCLTTKHHSGFCIWDTKTTDYSVMSSPFKRDVVKEYADAFRAEGLEVMLYYSILDTHARLRPNCITPKHIEMIKGQLRELLTNYGEIKAIIIDGWDAPWSRISYDDVPFEDIYRLIKSIQPNCLVMDLNAAKYPTEALFYTDIKSYEQGAGQHISKETNRLPALSCLPLQQNWFWKESFPTTPVKSPAQMVNDNIIPMGKAYCNFILNVAPNRDGLFDANALKALKEIGKLWKNDGYVADVPACDAPIIASNIAKYRPAEGAWSSDYAIFDFANDDDFGTCWNCNDNVKDPWYSVTLEREKPFNMIVITDRNNDRLQEYSLEYRTGNTWKTLFEGKAPTSQRVKIHRFDTVWGDAVRMKVQKSNGTASIAEFGIYCERK from the coding sequence ATGAAAAAACTTTTCGCACTTATCTGTTTGTGTATGGTTGCAGCACTGCATACCAATGCTCAGACCAAATCACTACACCAATTACAACAGGAGTTTGTAAATCTTCGTTGCGGTATGTTCATTCACTTTAACATGCCTACTTTCTTCAATGAAGATTGGCCGGATCCGGATGCTTCTCCTGAACTTTTCAACCCTAAAAAAATGGATTGCAAACAATGGGCAAAAGCTGCAAAATCTGCCAACATGACTTATGGCTGTTTGACCACTAAGCACCATAGCGGTTTCTGTATCTGGGATACCAAGACAACTGATTACAGCGTAATGAGCAGCCCTTTCAAACGTGATGTAGTAAAAGAATATGCAGATGCGTTCCGTGCCGAAGGATTGGAAGTAATGCTTTATTATTCTATCCTTGACACACACGCTCGTTTGCGTCCGAACTGTATTACACCGAAACATATTGAGATGATTAAAGGACAGCTCCGTGAACTGCTGACAAACTACGGAGAAATCAAAGCTATCATTATTGATGGTTGGGATGCACCTTGGTCGCGTATCTCCTATGATGATGTTCCTTTCGAGGATATCTATCGTCTGATTAAATCGATTCAGCCTAATTGTTTGGTGATGGATCTGAACGCTGCAAAATATCCTACTGAAGCTTTGTTCTACACGGATATCAAATCTTATGAACAAGGAGCCGGACAACACATCTCCAAGGAAACGAACCGCTTGCCTGCGTTGTCTTGCTTGCCTTTACAGCAGAATTGGTTCTGGAAAGAAAGTTTCCCGACTACTCCGGTGAAATCTCCGGCACAAATGGTAAACGATAATATTATTCCGATGGGAAAGGCATATTGCAACTTTATTCTGAACGTAGCTCCCAATAGAGACGGTCTGTTTGATGCCAACGCTTTGAAGGCATTGAAAGAAATCGGAAAGCTATGGAAGAATGACGGCTATGTGGCTGATGTGCCGGCATGTGACGCTCCCATTATTGCTTCTAACATAGCCAAATATCGTCCGGCAGAAGGTGCTTGGAGCAGTGACTACGCTATTTTTGATTTTGCAAACGATGACGATTTCGGTACTTGCTGGAACTGCAACGACAATGTGAAAGACCCTTGGTACTCGGTTACACTTGAACGTGAGAAACCTTTCAATATGATTGTCATTACTGATCGTAATAATGATCGTTTACAAGAATATAGCCTTGAATATCGCACAGGTAATACTTGGAAAACGCTGTTTGAAGGTAAAGCACCTACTTCTCAGCGTGTGAAGATTCATCGTTTCGATACTGTATGGGGAGATGCAGTACGCATGAAAGTACAAAAATCGAATGGTACTGCCTCAATTGCAGAGTTTGGTATATATTGCGAACGAAAATAA
- a CDS encoding GH92 family glycosyl hydrolase — protein sequence MAILRLPVFLIALFFMCMVYASPYNIAPQSRVSASSVLDEFHKGENVTDRQIRVIGKGEWASKSVETFWGAIDYPWIQLDWDQEVYIDKVVLYDRPEEKTHTASGILHFSDGSRINVWEIANDGRPKVVTFPARKTRWLRFEVTDGDGEHLGLSEIEVYPAPENYEDYVSWVDPYIESARGRYFFFITGNQPFGMIGAAPLTRNKNQYGGGYNYNSTEVLGFPQVHCWMLSGLTLMPTTGRIDPTLGEQHWKSPFSHDGEVVQPGYHRLYLEKYDTWVEQTATDRASFYRLTYTKDCEADILLNLGGYVGTSTMVNAQVKRSGPNEISGSFDTMGRLWGGPDVVKIFFVAQFDRPFNELDGWAGTDYKHDINEIQGTMDSKPQVAGWSYYDASTSGVSAKYKMEAGDRLQVKMAISYVSVDNAKENLEQGCDHWDFDRIRRESQLEWNEWLGKIDVKGGTDVQKKKFYTDLWHTLLGRHKIDDFNGEYPDYTQGVRQGTHTLQAQMTVKQLRKDKNGQSIHHMYNSDAFWLTQWNLNTLWGIAYPSVLDDFAASLIEYDLNGDLLPRGPCAGGYSYIMSGCPATSLITSAYQRNITHKWSPKVGYKAMKKNHAKGGMLALDMDNELDFYVQYGYCPDNAGLTIQWAFEDWALSEMADRMGMKKDYAYYRKRSSGWWTSFNNEKKLILPRRKDGTWLHTDLTSGSGYIEANAWQATFGISHDIPRLAELMGGNDSLCSMLNYAFEQASSMDFVYGYGSGTVSYANQPGCSNAHVFSHVGKPWMTQYWVRRVKEQAYGAVTPDKGYGGHDEDQGQMGGIGVLMAVGLFSLDGGSRQNPVYDITSPIFDEVTIQLDTAYYKGRTFKIKTYNNSSTNCYIQRARLNGKEYNSYQLPHMVLAQGGILELWLGDTPNIQWGVL from the coding sequence ATGGCTATATTACGATTACCGGTTTTTCTTATAGCGTTATTTTTTATGTGTATGGTGTATGCTTCTCCATATAATATAGCACCACAAAGCCGGGTAAGTGCATCTTCCGTACTTGATGAATTTCACAAAGGGGAAAATGTGACTGATCGACAGATTCGCGTTATAGGAAAGGGAGAATGGGCTTCTAAAAGTGTAGAGACTTTCTGGGGAGCAATAGATTATCCTTGGATCCAATTGGATTGGGACCAAGAAGTGTATATTGATAAGGTGGTATTATACGATCGCCCGGAAGAGAAAACACATACAGCAAGCGGTATTCTTCATTTTAGTGATGGTAGTCGTATCAATGTTTGGGAAATCGCTAATGACGGTAGACCCAAAGTTGTCACATTTCCAGCAAGAAAAACTCGGTGGCTTCGTTTTGAGGTAACCGATGGAGATGGAGAACATCTTGGTTTGTCGGAGATAGAAGTTTATCCGGCTCCGGAAAATTATGAAGATTATGTTTCCTGGGTAGATCCTTACATCGAATCAGCTCGCGGACGATATTTCTTTTTTATCACAGGCAACCAGCCCTTTGGTATGATTGGAGCTGCACCTTTAACCCGCAATAAAAATCAATATGGAGGAGGATATAATTATAATTCTACGGAAGTACTGGGGTTTCCGCAAGTACATTGTTGGATGTTATCTGGACTGACTCTCATGCCAACCACCGGGCGAATTGATCCAACATTAGGAGAGCAGCATTGGAAATCACCATTTAGTCATGACGGAGAGGTGGTGCAGCCGGGATACCATCGTCTTTATTTAGAAAAATATGATACATGGGTAGAACAAACGGCGACAGACCGTGCCAGCTTTTATAGATTGACATATACCAAAGATTGCGAAGCGGATATTCTACTCAACTTGGGTGGGTATGTAGGGACATCTACGATGGTTAACGCTCAGGTAAAACGTAGTGGACCAAATGAAATTAGTGGATCTTTTGATACTATGGGACGTTTGTGGGGAGGTCCTGATGTGGTCAAAATATTCTTTGTTGCTCAATTCGATCGTCCTTTCAATGAATTAGACGGATGGGCAGGCACTGATTACAAACATGATATTAATGAAATACAAGGTACTATGGATAGCAAACCGCAGGTTGCAGGATGGTCTTATTATGACGCGTCTACATCTGGTGTTTCTGCTAAATATAAAATGGAAGCGGGGGATAGGTTGCAAGTTAAGATGGCTATCTCTTATGTCAGTGTAGATAATGCGAAAGAGAACCTGGAACAGGGTTGTGATCATTGGGATTTTGATCGTATTCGTCGGGAATCGCAGTTAGAATGGAATGAGTGGTTAGGTAAGATAGATGTAAAAGGAGGTACTGATGTACAGAAAAAGAAATTTTATACAGATTTGTGGCATACACTTTTGGGACGCCATAAAATAGACGATTTTAATGGAGAGTATCCGGATTATACACAGGGTGTGCGCCAAGGAACACATACTTTACAGGCTCAAATGACTGTGAAGCAGCTTAGGAAAGATAAGAACGGACAATCGATACATCATATGTATAATTCTGATGCATTTTGGTTAACTCAATGGAATCTTAATACACTTTGGGGAATAGCTTATCCGTCTGTTTTGGATGATTTTGCAGCTTCTCTTATCGAATATGATCTGAATGGTGATTTATTACCACGTGGACCTTGTGCCGGTGGATATTCTTACATAATGAGCGGCTGTCCTGCTACATCGCTTATTACAAGTGCATATCAGAGAAATATTACCCATAAATGGTCACCTAAAGTCGGTTATAAAGCGATGAAAAAAAATCATGCTAAAGGTGGTATGTTAGCGTTGGATATGGATAATGAATTAGACTTTTATGTGCAGTATGGCTATTGTCCGGATAATGCGGGATTGACTATACAATGGGCATTTGAAGATTGGGCTTTGAGTGAAATGGCTGACCGTATGGGAATGAAGAAAGATTATGCTTATTACCGTAAGCGTTCATCGGGCTGGTGGACTTCTTTTAATAACGAAAAGAAGTTGATTCTGCCGCGACGTAAAGACGGCACTTGGTTACATACTGATTTGACAAGTGGCAGCGGGTATATAGAAGCTAATGCATGGCAAGCTACATTCGGTATTTCACATGATATACCTCGTTTGGCGGAACTTATGGGAGGAAATGATAGCTTGTGTTCTATGCTGAATTATGCTTTTGAACAGGCTTCTTCCATGGATTTTGTATATGGTTATGGAAGTGGAACCGTTAGTTATGCCAATCAGCCGGGATGTTCTAATGCTCATGTCTTTTCTCATGTCGGAAAGCCGTGGATGACGCAATATTGGGTGCGTAGGGTGAAGGAACAAGCTTACGGAGCTGTTACTCCGGATAAAGGTTATGGCGGTCACGATGAAGATCAGGGACAGATGGGAGGCATAGGAGTTTTGATGGCAGTGGGATTATTCAGTCTTGACGGAGGTTCCCGGCAAAATCCGGTGTATGATATCACTAGTCCTATTTTTGACGAAGTGACAATACAACTGGATACTGCATATTACAAGGGGAGAACTTTCAAAATCAAGACATACAATAATTCTTCAACGAATTGTTACATACAGCGTGCCCGGTTGAATGGTAAAGAGTATAATTCTTATCAACTTCCTCATATGGTGTTGGCACAAGGGGGGATACTTGAATTGTGGCTGGGGGACACACCCAATATACAATGGGGAGTATTGTAG